The genomic interval TACTCTCCAGGCTTTTGATGTTGATCAGGTATTGCCGGTTTGCACGGAAAAATATCGCCGGGTCCAGCTGTTCTTCAAGTTCATCCATCGTGTAAGACACGGCCTGCTCTTTTGCATCGCGGGTAACAATGTTTGTGATCTTGTTTTCAGAATAAAAATAAGCGATATCGGGAACTATAATGGTTTTGTAGCCATCACGATAGGGAATTAGAAAGCGGGAACGATAATTGGCATTTTGTTTTTTAATAATGGCAACAACCTCTTCAATTGTTCCAGGGGATATCTTCTGTGTATGCTGTTGCTTAAATTTAGAAATGCTGCCTTTTAACTCCTCCATATCAATTGGTTTTAAAAGGTAGTCAATGCTGTTTACTTTAAAAGCACGTAATGCATATTCATCGTAGGCTGTTGTGAAAATAACTGGAACAGTAATCTCTACCTGAGTAAAGATTTCAAAACAAATGCCGTCTGCAAGGCGTACGTCCATCAATATCAGGTTTGGATGCGGATTTAACCGCAGCCATTGTACACTATCGGCAATCGTATCCAGTATTGCAACAATCTCGGTATGGCTATCTATTTCAAGCAATATCTTTTGCAGGCGTATAGCATTCAATTTTTCATCCTCTATAATCAGTACATTCATTTCTGTTATTCTGTTATTTCTAATAAGGGTAGTTTGACTATAAATGTGTTATCATTCTCGACGATCTGCGGACAGGCATCTGATAATAACCGGTAACGGCTGATGATATTTTTTAATCCAACCCGTGTGGATGGGATATGAAAATTCACCAGCTGCAAATTGTTTGAAACTTCAAGCCAGCCTTCTGCATTGATACAGATATTTATATACAGTGGGCGTGAACGAGAGGCCACATTATGTTTAATGGCATTTTCTATCAGTAATTGTAAAGTAATTGGCGGTACCCCTTTGATTTCGTAATCTTCAGGAATATCGATGTTAATCTGAAGATTATCAGATACCCTGATTTTGATCAGGTAAATATAAGAGTTGATAAACTTGATTTCGTCCCTTAACGAGATAATATCCCTGCTCAGATTAATGATCATGTAACGATATACTTTGGATAGATTATCCAGGAAAACAAGTGCAGAATCAGGGTTCTCAGCTATCAGACTTGATAAGGTACTGAAGTTATTAAACATAAAATGAGGGTCAAGCTGTGCCTTCAGTGATTGAAGTTCAGCTTGCATAGCCACTTGATTCAAATCGTAAGCTTTAAGTTCTAACGCTGATGTTTCGAGCATCGACATTTTCCATTTACGCAGAAAAAAATCGGCTGTATAAATTGCACTGATTAAGGTGCTGATGATAATGCTCACCAGGCCAACCTGCCAGCCAAATGTTTTGTCACTTTGCGAATAACTGTCATAATGCGGGTAAACCAGGTGATCAATATAAAGCAGCAGATTGATGACAGTGCCTGCACTGATAATCTGTAAGAAGAACTGGCAAATAAAACGCAATAATGGAGACTCTATCCATGGAATATGCCGGTCCAGCCATCTGGCTATCAGGAGGCTGGATTCAGTAATCAGAAAACAAACGACCATTACCCCCAGCCACTCGGTAAGCAAAGTATATATATTCTGTTCAAAATAAACATTCCAGAACGGATCGTAGGGGTTTAACAGATAAATGAAAATGTAAAAACAGAAAAAGACGACAGGTAAAATGAAAAACCTGAAGTGCTGATAAAAAGTACGTTCACTTATTTCTTTAGTATGCTTAGCCATAACTTCATAGGTAGGTATTCATCAGTAAAACAGGGTAATAATTTGTAAAGCTAGTCTCGGATCCGGTAATGCTATGATGTTATTGACCGAACTTTATATTTCCCGCACTGAAACGTTCTTTTGAATCGCTCAGTAGTACTGGCCCTGCAAGATCTTTGAGCAGCGATTCAAAGATAGAGAAAACTGTATTCAATAAAAACCTGAAGACTCTTGCTGTGTGTGGTGGAAATATTCGGTTTATTTCTTTACTAAAATGATTTTTCAATTTTATTCAGCCACTTATAGTGTAATTGTTTTCTGATAAATAAAAACAGCATGCAAATAAGCTAAATGTATGTCTTTTTCCGCGAACAGTTCTTGTAGGTAGAATTTATTGTACATATTGTGCCCCAAATAACAATTAATTAACCTTACTTATTTTAAATGAAAAGAAAACTACTCAATTTTATTGTGCTGAGTTTGCTATGCATAAGTTCTGCATTTGCACAAAACACAACAATAAAAGGTAAAGTTACAGGAAAAGGAGATGGCCTTCCGATTCCAGGAGTATCTGTGAAAATTAAAGGAAAAACCACAGGTGCCCAGACAGATGGAAATGGTGCTTATGCAATAAGCCCGGTTACTCCAACAGACGTGATTGTATTTTCAGCAATCGGCTATGCTACAACAGAACAAACAGTTGGGTCAAAAGCGGTAATCAATGCTTTACTAAGCGAAGATGCGCAGTCACTAAGTGAAGTGGTTATTAATGTTGCCTATGGAACTTCAAAAAAAGAGGCAATTACTGGTTCAGTGGCACAAATCAGCAAAAAAGAACTTGAATTAAGACCGTTAACTAATGTTAACAGTGCTTTATCCGGGGCTTCTGCTGGTGTAATGTCAAGTGCTGGTAGTGGACAGCCAGGCGCTTCCGGATCTATTCGTATCCGTGGTTTTGGTTCGATTAACGCTTCAAACACACCATTATACGTAGTAGATGGTGCTCCATATGATGGAGACCTTTCGAACCTGAACGTGAATGATATTCAGGATATTTCAATCTTAAAAGATGCTTCTGCATCTGCTTTATATGGATCTCGTGCAGCAAACGGTGTTGTTATTGTAACTACTGTTAAAGGTAGAAAAGGTAACGATCAGTTAGGCGTAAACATTACTCAGGGTGTAAGTTCAAGAGGTGTTTCTGAATATGACAGAGTTAATGCTGCTCAATACTATCCTTTAGCATGGCAGGCTTATAAAAATAACCTGGTATACCCACAAAGTGGAAAAGGAATGCCGGATGCTGATGCAAGAGCAAAAGCTTCTTCATCGATTAAAGGTGCATTAGGATATAATCCTTTCAATGTTGCTGACGGTGCTGTTGTAGGCACTGATGGTTTACTTAATCCAAATGCAAAACTATTGTATGATGATTTTGATTGGGCAGAACCACTAAAACGTATTGGTAAAAGAACCGATGCGAATATTAACTACAGTGGAGCTTCTGAAAAAGCAGATTATATCATGTCATTAGGTTATCTTGATGATAAAGGATACATCCAGCGTTCAGATTACAACAGAATTACTGGTCGTGTAAGCGTGAATGCAAATCCATTAAAATGGTTTAAAACGGGCTTAAATGTTTCAGGAAACTTGAGTAAGTCTAATAGAGCAAGTGGTATGACCTTAAATTCTCAGGGAACTACTGGTGGAACAAGCTATAACAACGTATTCTATTTTGCACGTAACATTGGTCCGATTTATCCTGTATATATGCATGATGCTTCAGGAGCTTTACTGACTGATAGTAATGGTGATAAGATATTTGATCAGGGAGCACTTCGCCCTGCTGGTGCAAATGGTGGAAGACACGTGGTACAAGAGACTTTATTAAATCAGGATTTAACCAAAATTAACTCGTTGAGTGCAAGAACTTACGGAGAAATTACTTTCCTTAAAGATTTTAAATTCACTCAAAAACTGAATGTAGACGTCTCGAACTACAGTGCATATTCTTATGACAATAAATTGATTGGTGACGGGGCACCTGGCGGCAGGGCATCTAATACTGGTTCAAAAACAACGTCATTCACTTCAACTCAGGTTTTAAATTATAATAAGACTGTTGAGAAAAGTAATTTTGACGTCCTTCTGGGTCATGAAACTTACCAGTATCAATATAACTATTTTACAGGATCAAGAAACGGTCAGGTTTTAGACGGAAATACAGAGTTGATCAACTTTACGACTACAAGTGATTTAAACGCTTATAAAAACCTTTATAACCTGGAATCTTACTTCACAAGAGTAAATTATAGTTATGATGGTAAGTATTTCCTGAACGGATCATACAGACGTGATGGTTCTTCTAAATTCTCACCAGAATCAAGATGGGGTAATTTCTTCTCCGTAGGTGCTTCCTGGTTAATTACTGCTGAGAACTTTATGAAAAGTACACCTTGGGTAGATTACCTGAAATTGCGTACATCTTATGGTTCTGTTGGTAACGACAGGTTACTTGATGCGGATGGAAATGATATTTATTATAACTATAAGTCATATTACAACTTAAACTACAACAACAATAAGGAAGGTGGATTAGCTTTAAATACTTTAGCAACACCTAATTTGAAATGGGAAACTAACTATTCTACTGACATAGCATTAGAATACGGTTTATTCAAAAACAGGTTACGTGGTACTTTCGAAGTATTTGACAGAAGATCAGATAATTTATTATTTAATGTTCCACTTCCGGTTTCTAATGGTGTTCCAACCGTTGCAAGAAACATTGGAAGCATGTATAACAAAGGTATTGAGATTGAAATTGGCGGAGACATCATTAAAGGAAAAGCTTTCCAATGGGCTGCTAATATCAACTGGACTGCGGTTAAAAACAGAGTGACGAAATTACCGGAAGAAACACCAACTATCATTGATGGGACTACAAAATTAGAAGTTGGTCATTCAAGATATGATTTCTGGTTGAGAAAATGGAGAGGTGTAGATCCTTCGGATGGAGTTTCATTATATGTTAGAGATAAAAAGATTCCTGTTGGTAATCCTGCACAAAGCAGAACTATTGATGGTGTAGATTATACTACTAATCCTAATAATGCTGAATACGGTTATGCTGGTACAGCTATTCCTAAATTTGCAGGTAGTATTACCAATACATTTACTTACAAAGAATTCCAATTCTCTTTCATGGTGAACTATCAGGTTGGTGGTAAAGTTTATGATTCGGCATATGCAGGTTTAATGGCCTATAGCAGATATGGCGGTGCATTACATGTTGATGCATTAAATGCCTGGAAAAATCCAGGAGATGTTACTGATGTTCCGCGTTTAGATGTAGGTCAGTCTTCTTTCAATAATGCTGCTTCAGATCGCTGGTTAATTGATGCGTCTTACCTGGCTTTCAGATCGGCTACTCTTTCTTATAACTTGCCAAAAGCTTTAATTGCTAAAGCAGACCTTAAAAATGCAAGAGTATATGTTGGTGGAGAGAACTTATTCTTATTGTCTAAACGTAAAGGTTTAGATCCAAGTTATTCTTATAATGGAACTACGTCGGCTGGTTATTCACCAACACGTACAATTACATTGGGACTAAATGTTGCATTTTAATTAAATAGCAAAAATGAAAAATATAAAATATAAATTCCTTCCTTTTTTATTGATTGCATTGACCTTTGCATCATGTAAAAAGTCTTTTTTGGATACAAATCCAACAGACAAGGCGGATGATGCCACTGTATTTAAAACTACAGACAATGCAATGGCCGCTTTAAACGGTATTCACCGGATGTTGTACAGGCAGTTTGATGATGCCAACCAGGATCAGGGTGGAGAATCAGGTATGAAAATCAACCTGGATATGCTTGGAGAAGATCTGGTCATGACAACTGCTGGTAATGGCTGGTACAATAATACATACAAGTGGAATGACCACAGAAACGCTTCAAGCACAACGGACAAATATGCGTATAAGTTCTATTATACCATTATTGCAAATGCAAACCAGATCATTGCTAAAGTAAATGGAGTTGAAGGCGAACAGGCAACGAAAGATGCCATTATGGCCGAGGCATTAACTTACAGAGCATGGGCACATTTCCTATTGGTACAAATCTATTCGAAGCGTTATGATGCAGCTGGAAATAATACACAACCAGGTGTGCCTATCGTATTAGCTACTGATGTTACTGCAAAACCAAGAGGTACGGTTGAAGGTGTTTATACGCAAATCAATAAAGACATTGATGCGGCTATTGCTCTTTTTACTACAAGTTCAGCAAGAGCAAATAAATCTCACTTCGATTTAAGAGTGGCAAAAGGTATCAAAGCAAGAGTTGCTTTAACTCAGGGCTTGTGGACTGTTGCAGCTTCGAATGCTGCAGAAGCAAGAGCAGCAAGCAGTTTAATGACTAATGATGAATACAAAGGCGGGTTTAATAATAGTGCAAATCAAGAGTGGATCTGGGGAAGTAAACAAGTTGAAGATCAAACTTCTTATTTCTCTTCTTTTTTCGCTTATATGTCTGCGAATTATAACTCTTCTAACATCAGAACAAACCCTAAAGCGATTAACAAATTATTGTATGATAAAATCGCTGCAACTGACGTAAGAAAAACATTATGGGATCCGACAGGTGCGGATAAGACTTTCCCTGTTCCGCCAAGCGGAGTAAGAAAGCCATACATGAACAGAAAGTTTCTTGCCCCGGGCGCTACTAGTATTGGCGATGTGGCACATATGCGTGCTGGTGAAATGTACCTGATTGAAGCAGAAGCTTTGGCCAGAGCAGGACAAAATACTCTTGCACAAGCAGCATTGTATAAATTGGCTGTGAACAGAGATCCTAAATATGTATTGTCAACTAATACTGGTGAGGCTTTGATCAATGAGATCTTAATTCAGCGCCGCGCTGAGTTATGGGGTGAGGGATTCCGTTTTACGGATCTTAAACGTCTGAACTCTGCACTGGACAGAACTAATTCTAACCATACTAATGAGCTGGCACAAACCTTAGGTGAAGTTGCTGGTGATGCAAAATGGCAATGGTTGATCCCACAATCTGAAATCAACGCTAATCCGGCGATTGGTCCTGGTGGACAGAATCCATAATCATATTTAAAATTAATCAAGGGGCTATTCCAAAAGAATAGCCCCTTTTTTTGAGCAAATTTAATAGTGCGCTTTCAGGATTGCAGCAAGCTCCCGCAATGTTTTGTTTTTTGCAGAGACTTTTGCCGGTTCTGGTTTTCCCTGGCTGTACAGCTCCATGGTGTACGTCCCTTCAGTATCTCCGGGCTTATAGACAAAACCTTCTAATTTACCCTCATAAAGTTCGCAGTGGCCCATATAATTCTTTATTTCATTACGCCCCTGTAAAAACGCGATCATGTCTGCGGTTTCCAGCGGAGTGGTATCATATAAACTTAAAGATAACCGCTGTAACATCCGGCTGCTTTCCCGATCATGATCTTCAGGTTCTTGCTGCGGAGATCTGGCCTGCTCTATATACAGCTTATTATTTTTCTGAAAATAGGAATAAGGGCGTGTTTTATCGATCCTGGTACGATCTGAGAAGTTATAATAGCTATACTCTATTACCTTCCCTGATTTTTTTTCAGGAGCTATGGTTTCTATATTCCGGCCTTCCGGAGTAAAAGTTATCTTGATACTATTTCTTCCGAAATCTTCCAGCAGATAACCCTGTGCAATTGGACTCACTTTCAAAAGAATACCAGTATTCTCTGCAAAAATCAGCACTCTGAATAAAACTGTTTTCGTGTTTTTTACTGTACGGATAAGCTCCGCCATTGCACGTTGTTGTTTCATGTCAACAGGAATAATTTCTATTCCGCTGTCAATTTTGCCATTGATAAAGGTGTTTTTAGCATCCAGTTTCACATCAGAAAACTCTTGATGATCTTCTGCCAGGATCTTATTAAATAAATCATTATACCATTGCTGTACCAAAACACCCTGCTGATAATAATTATAAATCACCCATTCGGAACCTGCTCTTTTTTCTTTGAAAAAACCATTATAGGGTTTTCCGGCTTTAAGATCGCCGACCAGATACTCAGTATGGTTTGTATGACCAAAATAAGCGGTATTGACTCCCTGCTTAATCGCGTCCGGAATCTGGAAATTAACAGAGAGTTGTTTCACTAGCTGATGTTGTAAATTTTCACAGTCATAACAATTAACGCGTTCTCTGGATAAATCCTTGTTTTTAATACATTTAAACTCACCTTTTGTAGTCGTAATTTCATTTTTGCTGTTTAAATAGAGCGTTTCATCATCCACCTGTTGCGCGAAAGTAAGCAATGGTGTCATCAGCAATAAGAGTATTAATTTATACATAAGATATTTATAGTATAACAGTAAGCGGTGTTGAATGTTTCCCGTTATTTCTTCAAATAATCATTCAGCTTCTCAGTAATCATTAATACCTTAGCAACATGTCGTCGCACCATATAGTCAGAGAAAAACAGGAGCCAGCCTTATATATTCATAATCTGGGTAATTTTGAGGAAGAATATCTGGGACAAATCCTGGAATGGAGTCCTACCTTAATAGTCAACAGCGCTATTTATGAAAAAGTTCTCAGTCTGGGATTAAAAGTAGATGTGATTCTGAATGCTACCGGTGAGCTTGCTCCGCAGGAAAACACAAAGTCTATTATGGGGCCAGGTGATGAATATAATACGGTATTAAACTATCTGATTTCAGAGAAATATCCTGCGGTAAATATTATTGATGCTCAGAAATCACTATCAGACCTGACTTTTTATCTGCCTAAAATTAATATTGTTTTATTCACTGCAACAGACAAATCTTATGCGATTAAAACTGGATTTAGTGTCTGGAAGCCTGCGGGAAGTATATTTCTGATTCATGTGGTTTCTTATTTCGAAGCCACTAACCTGATGCAAAAAGACGAAAGAGAATTTGAAGTGGTGAAAGATGGTTTTGTGGAATTTACTTTCGCTACGGAATATTTGCTTTTAACAGAAAAAATATGATCACACTAAGAAAAGCGAAAGAAGAAGATCTGGCAATTATCCAGCATATAGGAACTTTTACCTATGGCCCTACTTATGGCCATATTCTCGATCAGGTACAAATAGATTACATGCTTGATCAATTTTACAGTATCGTTGCTTTAACGAAACAGCTGATGGAAGGGCATACTTTTTTAATTGCTCAGGATGGAGATCAGGATCTGGCTTTTGTATCTTATTCCACAACAGAACACAAAGAACATATTGTTGCCAAATTGCATAAATTATATGTTTTGCCTGAGGCACATGGAAAAGGTCTGGGTAAGCTTTTAATGAATGAAGTGAGGAATAAAGCTATGGAAGCCGGTGCGGATAGCCTGGAATTAAATGTAAACCGTTACAATAATGCAAAAGACTTCTACGAAAAGATAGGTTTTGTGGTTAAAGAAACCGTTGACATTGAAATTGGCAACGGTTTCTTTATGAATGATTATGTGATGGCACTGCCATTGACCCCAGTAAAACCTGCTTAATTAGTTAATTTAGGTATTCTGGTTGGTGTATCTGTTCCTTTTACGATTGTAATTGCACTTTTAGCAATTGCTTTGATCGTTAACAAGATGTTTTCAGTATCGAGCGTGCTATACTCATCTTTAACCGTATGATAAAGTTTATCAATATCTATCTGGTCAGTACTGATCGTATGAGCAGGTACACCTAATGCGGCAAGCGTAGCATTATCGCTTCTGTAAAACAGGTTCTGCTGTAAATAAGGATCCGGATGGAAAGTAAATGCTGATCCTTCCAGGTTCTTTTGCAAGATCTTTCCAAAATCAGATTTATCATAGCCAGTGATGAAGGCCGTATTTTTACCAAACTTACTTTCTTTACCGATCATCTCAATGTTAAACATCGCAACAACTTCATCAGGGTTCAATTGCTCAGAGAAATACTTTGCACCAAAGCCGCCAATTTCTTCTGCTGTAAAAGCAACAAAAATAAGGGTTCGCTCATTGTTGTTCAGTTTCTTATAGTATTTGGCAAGAGCAATCATCGCAGTAGTACCAGAAGCATCATCATCTGCGCCATTTGCAATACTGTCCTGATCTGCCGAATGAATAATGCCCAGGTGATCATAATGACCCGAAAATATAACTAATTCTTTAGCTTTTGATTTTCCGGGAATGATTCCGGCAACATTAAATAAAGGTAATTTGTTAGCCTTGTTTTTTAAGGATACTGTAAAGTTCTTTACCGTAGTGTCAGCAGATAATACCAGGACTAAAGCAAATTTGTTAAGCTCATGCATCATCTTCTCGTCTACAACGGCTGCTTTTGAGATATAAGCTTTTAACTCCTTAAATTCTTTGGTGAATTTCGGATCTACCAGAACGAGTTTTGTTTTTTTATTACGGACCAGAAGTCTGTACTGCTCTCTGAAGGTTTTTGAGGAATCAAGTCTGGCCCATCCGTCTCCACCGGTATTATCAAAATCCAGGCTTTCGCTTGTATTTCCCCAAACCGCAAAATCAGCAGGCGCAATCACTTTCCCGTCAACGGATACCTGACCTGAAACCGGTTTAAGCTCATACTTATAAAAAGTTTGTCTGTAACCAGTTGCTCCTTTTAGCGGCTGCAATCCTATTTTTTTAAATTCACCCTCAATAAAAGTTGCCGCCTTATCAATTCCGGGGCTGAAGGTTGCTCTGCCCTGCATGTCATCACTACTCAGGGTTTTGATCAGGTTGTCTACATAATCTTTAGTAATAATTTTATCAATGTCCTGTGCTGATGCCGTTCGGGCGATAAAAAGTAAAATCAATGGGTAATAAAAGTATTTCATCATAATTTAGTTAATAGTTCTTTTTCTCTTGCAATAGTTGTCGCTACCCTGGTATCATGTACACCATCGGTAACTTCGATTTCAAAGTCTTTGTCCTTTTCAGAAGTATGGATCTGGCTGATCTCCAGATTTTCTACAGACCTGTCATACGGGCCTCTGGAACTCATCATTTTTACAAATACCGGCAGGCATTCAAAAAAGATAAATAACAAGCCGATAAAAGTGACCGCTAAGGCAGTTGTAGTATCTTTTGTACCATCTGTATTAAAACTCAACTGGCCTAATGCCCAGTTACGATCAGCAAAACCGGCAATACTGGTTAGACTGTCTAACTGCTTGCCTGTGTAAAGCCGCTCCGATAATAAGCCATCAAACTGCTTTCTGCCGTCTACAAAACGCTCCATCCTCCTCACATCCGAGTTCAGGGAATCCAGGTTTTGCTGCCGCTGTTTGAGTTCTTCCTCTTTTCGCTTCGCATAAGGGCCGTAGCCCATCACACCTGATGTTTCGGTAGTTTTGGTTCCAAAGACTTCAAAGTTAAGTTTTTGCCGGTCAGATTTGATACCATTTTCCAAAGAGTCTCTTTGTGTTTTGGATTCGTTCAGTTTGTTAAGCTCAATGGTATATTTATTGGTGAATGCTTTATTCAAGGTATCAATTTTTGAACGCTGGTTGTTCAGGTAACTTACTTTAAGCCGCTCTTTAATCTCTTTGTCAAAGATTTTAAGCTCCAGGGGACGGGAGATGACCATGCCGATCATAATAGCCAGTAATATACGTGGTGTAGCCTGAAAAATCTGCTTGGTAGCAGAAGAATTCTTGTTGATACTGGATACGATATAGCGATCCATGTTAAAAATAGCAAGGCCCCAGAGGATGCCGAAAAATAGGGCGAAAAGCACAGCGGCAGTGTCGCCTTTAAAAACAAAGTACATCGCATATCCACCAGATAAAGCGGCGAATAATCCAGTGAAAAAGATAGTTGCGCCGATACCGACATATTTATTATGTTCAGTAGGGTGCTTCTCTAATGTAGGCTGGTGTATACCAGAGCAAAACCAAAAGAAACGTGACAGAGCATCCATAGTAACAAAGTTAAGAAAGAATACTATTAAACGCCCGGCATTGTTAGTTGTTACAAGCCAGGAGTTAAAACCATAAATTTTGACTTGCATTTAGCAGATAAGTTATTGATAAACTTTATATTTGACCCATATTCATGGATCATAAAACATCCATTTAAAAGCTTTGAAGATGAAAGAAATTAGCGTAGAAGAATTAAAACAAAAAATAGATAACAAGGAAGATTTTCAACTGATTGATGTAAGAGAAACTTTCGAATACGATACTTCAAACCTGAACGGAGAGAATATTCCTTTGGGCGGGATTTTGATTGAAGTAGAGAAAATTGCCACCGATAAACCGGTAATTATGCAATGCAGAAGTGGTAAACGCAGCGCAGCAGCAGTAATGCAATTGGAGCAGCTGCATGGTTTTACAAACCTTTACAATTTAAAAGGCGGTATCCTGGCATGGCAGGCTGCATTTGATCCTGGAATGCCAGTTTACTAATAAGATGAAGAAACAAATCGCATTAAATACGTTTTATACCCTGGGTATTGTAATTTCTGTAATCGGCCTTAAATGGGCTTTCCAGAATGCAAATTATCCGGTTGTTGGCTTGTTAATCGCCACAGGTTTATTTTTCATTTACCTGAAGATTAAGATTGTCAAAGAAGTAAGAGCTGGTATCAAAGAAAAACAAAATATCGTAAATAATTCTTCTGTTAAGGAAGAAACAAACTAGGAGAAAGACCTTTCAGCCCTAAACCTGGAAGGTCTTTTAAAATATACCTGCCTTCTTGCAGGACGGGTGGTTCAAATGGATTATTTTTAGTGAGAAAGGGGCCATCCAGGTCTACCCAGTCACATAATGGCGCTAAAGCCAGTCCAGCTTGTGTAGCTATAGAAGTCTCGCTCATACAGCCGATCATGACCTTCATCCCATAGGAACGGGCTTTTAAAATCATCTGGTGAGCTTCATACATTCCACCGCTTTTCATCAGTTTAACGTTTATGCCATGGTAGGCTCCCTTAATGTGGTCAATATCACTTAATCTTTGCACAGCTTCATCAGCGAGGATTGGAATTGGACTGCGACCCGTTAACCATGCATTTCCTTCTATATTTGCCTTGTTCATAGGCTGTTCAATTAATACGGCACCCTGATCATGTAACCAGTAAATCAGGTCTATGGCCATTTTACGGTCTGTCCAGCCTTGATTGGCGTCTATATATAGCGGTAAATTGCTTACGCTTCTGATCGCATGGATCAGTTCTTTATCATGGCCCGATCCTAATTTGACTTTGAGCACTTTAAATCCTTTTGCATCAGCAACTTTTTCTTTAATTAATTCTGGTGCAGCAATACCTATCGTATAAGAAGTAACAGGCATTTTTGCCGGATCAGCATGGTAGATTTCAAAACATGGCTTTTGCAGGATCTTTCCATTGATGTCGTTCAGTGCAATATCAATAGCAGCTTTTATAGCTGGATTGCCAGCATCAATGTTGTTTAAATAGGCTGTAAACTCTCCGAAGTTAAAAGGTTGCTTAAAATGTGTCCAGTCTACTTTTTGCAGGAACGCTTCTGCTGAATGATAACTTTCGCCCAAATAAGGAACCATAGAGGCCTCACCATAACCGTCAACATTTTCATAAGTAAGCTTTAATAGTAATAAAGGGGTACTTGTTCTCGTGAATCCGGCAATTGCGAAAGGATGTTTAAGTTCCAGGTTAAAAGAAATATGAACTGCTTGCATGTGTTTTAAAAGCTTTTGGTAATATCAAAGTTAAAAAATGGGCGCCTCACCGAATGTAAAAATAATATCCCTAATATTGCGCTTAATATGACTAACACA from Pedobacter sp. WC2423 carries:
- a CDS encoding LytR/AlgR family response regulator transcription factor, which produces MNVLIIEDEKLNAIRLQKILLEIDSHTEIVAILDTIADSVQWLRLNPHPNLILMDVRLADGICFEIFTQVEITVPVIFTTAYDEYALRAFKVNSIDYLLKPIDMEELKGSISKFKQQHTQKISPGTIEEVVAIIKKQNANYRSRFLIPYRDGYKTIIVPDIAYFYSENKITNIVTRDAKEQAVSYTMDELEEQLDPAIFFRANRQYLINIKSLESIHNYFNGKLKLILIPAAATDIHISKEKASQFKRWLDS
- a CDS encoding sensor histidine kinase — its product is MAKHTKEISERTFYQHFRFFILPVVFFCFYIFIYLLNPYDPFWNVYFEQNIYTLLTEWLGVMVVCFLITESSLLIARWLDRHIPWIESPLLRFICQFFLQIISAGTVINLLLYIDHLVYPHYDSYSQSDKTFGWQVGLVSIIISTLISAIYTADFFLRKWKMSMLETSALELKAYDLNQVAMQAELQSLKAQLDPHFMFNNFSTLSSLIAENPDSALVFLDNLSKVYRYMIINLSRDIISLRDEIKFINSYIYLIKIRVSDNLQINIDIPEDYEIKGVPPITLQLLIENAIKHNVASRSRPLYINICINAEGWLEVSNNLQLVNFHIPSTRVGLKNIISRYRLLSDACPQIVENDNTFIVKLPLLEITE
- a CDS encoding SusC/RagA family TonB-linked outer membrane protein — encoded protein: MKRKLLNFIVLSLLCISSAFAQNTTIKGKVTGKGDGLPIPGVSVKIKGKTTGAQTDGNGAYAISPVTPTDVIVFSAIGYATTEQTVGSKAVINALLSEDAQSLSEVVINVAYGTSKKEAITGSVAQISKKELELRPLTNVNSALSGASAGVMSSAGSGQPGASGSIRIRGFGSINASNTPLYVVDGAPYDGDLSNLNVNDIQDISILKDASASALYGSRAANGVVIVTTVKGRKGNDQLGVNITQGVSSRGVSEYDRVNAAQYYPLAWQAYKNNLVYPQSGKGMPDADARAKASSSIKGALGYNPFNVADGAVVGTDGLLNPNAKLLYDDFDWAEPLKRIGKRTDANINYSGASEKADYIMSLGYLDDKGYIQRSDYNRITGRVSVNANPLKWFKTGLNVSGNLSKSNRASGMTLNSQGTTGGTSYNNVFYFARNIGPIYPVYMHDASGALLTDSNGDKIFDQGALRPAGANGGRHVVQETLLNQDLTKINSLSARTYGEITFLKDFKFTQKLNVDVSNYSAYSYDNKLIGDGAPGGRASNTGSKTTSFTSTQVLNYNKTVEKSNFDVLLGHETYQYQYNYFTGSRNGQVLDGNTELINFTTTSDLNAYKNLYNLESYFTRVNYSYDGKYFLNGSYRRDGSSKFSPESRWGNFFSVGASWLITAENFMKSTPWVDYLKLRTSYGSVGNDRLLDADGNDIYYNYKSYYNLNYNNNKEGGLALNTLATPNLKWETNYSTDIALEYGLFKNRLRGTFEVFDRRSDNLLFNVPLPVSNGVPTVARNIGSMYNKGIEIEIGGDIIKGKAFQWAANINWTAVKNRVTKLPEETPTIIDGTTKLEVGHSRYDFWLRKWRGVDPSDGVSLYVRDKKIPVGNPAQSRTIDGVDYTTNPNNAEYGYAGTAIPKFAGSITNTFTYKEFQFSFMVNYQVGGKVYDSAYAGLMAYSRYGGALHVDALNAWKNPGDVTDVPRLDVGQSSFNNAASDRWLIDASYLAFRSATLSYNLPKALIAKADLKNARVYVGGENLFLLSKRKGLDPSYSYNGTTSAGYSPTRTITLGLNVAF
- a CDS encoding RagB/SusD family nutrient uptake outer membrane protein, whose product is MKNIKYKFLPFLLIALTFASCKKSFLDTNPTDKADDATVFKTTDNAMAALNGIHRMLYRQFDDANQDQGGESGMKINLDMLGEDLVMTTAGNGWYNNTYKWNDHRNASSTTDKYAYKFYYTIIANANQIIAKVNGVEGEQATKDAIMAEALTYRAWAHFLLVQIYSKRYDAAGNNTQPGVPIVLATDVTAKPRGTVEGVYTQINKDIDAAIALFTTSSARANKSHFDLRVAKGIKARVALTQGLWTVAASNAAEARAASSLMTNDEYKGGFNNSANQEWIWGSKQVEDQTSYFSSFFAYMSANYNSSNIRTNPKAINKLLYDKIAATDVRKTLWDPTGADKTFPVPPSGVRKPYMNRKFLAPGATSIGDVAHMRAGEMYLIEAEALARAGQNTLAQAALYKLAVNRDPKYVLSTNTGEALINEILIQRRAELWGEGFRFTDLKRLNSALDRTNSNHTNELAQTLGEVAGDAKWQWLIPQSEINANPAIGPGGQNP